Proteins from a single region of Fundulus heteroclitus isolate FHET01 chromosome 12, MU-UCD_Fhet_4.1, whole genome shotgun sequence:
- the htr1aa gene encoding 5-hydroxytryptamine (serotonin) receptor 1A a — MDFLTSSNDSNATGGYPEGMDVVADWIGGNNATGSGFPPDLVLAYQIITSLLLGALILCSIFGNACVVAAIALERSLQNVANYLIGSLAVTDLMVSVLVLPMAALYQVLNKWTLGQEICDLFISLDVLCCTSSILHLCAIALDRYWAITDPIDYVNKRTPKRAALLISATWLIGFSISIPPMLGWRSAEDRANPDACMISQDPGYTIYSTFGAFYIPLILMLVLYGRIFKAARFRIRKTVKKPETAKVSDKCLAVSPAIFHKKSNGETRGKGWRRCHESKSSSPCVNGAVKHGDEGESLEIIEVISNSKTHLPLPNTPQSSSHGYENMNERNSGAKRKLALSRERKTVKTLGIIMGTFIVCWLPFFIVALVLPFCAESCYMPDWLGAVINWLGYSNSLLNPIIYAYFNKDFQNAFKKIIKCKFHRP; from the coding sequence ATGGATTTTCTAACGAGCAGCAATGACAGCAACGCCACCGGCGGTTACCCAGAAGGGATGGACGTGGTTGCAGACTGGATCGGAGGAAACAACGCAACGGGTTCTGGGTTTCCGCCCGATCTTGTACTGGCTTATCAGATAATCACCTCTTTGCTCCTGGGGGCCCTCATCCTCTGCTCAATATTTGGCAACGCGTGCGTCGTGGCAGCCATCGCCCTGGAGAGATCTCTCCAGAATGTGGCAAACTACCTGATTGGATCTTTGGCCGTAACAGACCTCATGGTGTCGGTGTTGGTCCTACCTATGGCAGCCCTCTACCAGGTTCTAAATAAATGGACTTTGGGGCAGGAGATCTGTGACTTATTCATCTCCTTGGATGTGTTGTGCTGCACATCTTCCATCCTGCATCTGTGCGCAATCGCCTTGGACAGGTACTGGGCCATAACAGACCCTATTGATTATGTAAATAAACGAACACCCAAACGAGCTGCGCTCCTGATTTCCGCAACTTGGCTGATCGGCTTCTCCATCTCCATCCCGCCTATGTTAGGATGGAGGAGCGCCGAGGACAGAGCGAACCCAGACGCATGCATGATCAGCCAGGACCCGGGCTACACAATCTATTCCACCTTCGGGGCTTTTTACATTCCCCTCATCCTCATGTTGGTCTTGTACGGCCGAATATTCAAGGCCGCTCGGTTTCGGATTCGAAAGACGGTGAAGAAACCCGAAACTGCGAAAGTTTCAGACAAGTGTTTGGCCGTATCTCCGGCAATCTTCCACAAGAAAAGCAACGGAGAGACGCGCGGCAAAGGCTGGAGGCGCTGTCACGAGTCCAAATCAAGCTCTCCGTGCGTAAACGGCGCGGTGAAGCACGGAGACGAGGGCGAGTCGCTAGAGATTATAGAAGTTATTAGTAACTCCAAGACGCACCTGCCTCTGCCCAACACCCCTCAGTCATCCTCTCACGGATATGAGAACATGAACGAGAGGAACTCGGGAGCAAAGAGGAAGCTTGCGCTCTCCAGGGAGCGCAAAACTGTGAAGACGCTGGGGATCATCATGGGGACGTTCATTGTGTGCTGGCTGCCGTTTTTCATCGTGGCACTGGTCCTGCCTTTCTGCGCGGAAAGTTGCTACATGCCCGACTGGCTGGGCGCCGTTATTAACTGGCTAGGCTACTCGAACTCCCTCCTGAACCCTATTATATATGCCTATTTTAACAAAGACTTCCAAAATGCATTCAAGAAGATCATAAAGTGCAAATTCCACAGACCATGA
- the si:dkey-250l23.4 gene encoding uncharacterized protein si:dkey-250l23.4, producing MSSWTGASVVGGTGRNRGNEEPGDDNSRTEGHDQRMKATRPWPRGADQAGDHLVRPALSGRKARRKTCPEETQGGRGEINQERDEERDFRGKCRGQEPPGRMETVCADEAQDGPRRGTSECLSSANSDTQLNSTSEAGEPSNHSEGPRTNSRSQTTGFTQTTTTHLSSQSGRPAVHSRFTHPSSRAPLSRDSDPLRAESRAGAGSGPPSQNQSSHTHVSESENEEEDDRNDEDSAEDGEEEGSAVVEVTGWAADSTEPPLCIPSAERRMSKREKSRIKSLRRRQRWRERWRPSQQQESAQSSTETPTTGSSCSSTEDEEALSMREKEGFICAVCLDVYFSPYMCHPCSHIFCEPCLRTLAKNSPTNTPCPLCRTTITHVFFQKELNQTAKTFFPKEYLSRKQNFQRAPCSKWPLPSCRKLFRIFRGFQRQSSPSVRRQFPHGGEFPLDTIDFEDGPRGWRFDMDMVIIYIYSVNWVIGFFIFCFLCYLFFPSF from the exons ATGAGCTCCTGGACGGGAGCGTCTGTTGTCGGTGGCACTGGCAGAAACAGGGGAAACGAAGAGCCCGGTGACGATAACAGCAGGACTGAGGGTCACGATCAACGGATGAAGGCGACCAGACCTTGGCCGAGGGGCGCAGATCAAGCTGGGGATCACCTGGTGAGACCCGCGCTGTCAGGGAGAAAGGCACGCAGAAAGACCTGCCCTGAGGAAACACAAGGAGGAAGAGGGGAAATAAACCAAGAGAGGGATGAGGAGAGAGACTTCAGAGGCAAATGCAGAGGACAAGAACCGCCTGGAAGGATGGAGACAGTGTGTGCAGATGAAGCCCAAGACGGGCCAAGAAGAGGAACCTCTGAATGCCTTTCTAGCGCTAACTCTGACACGCAGTTAAATAGCACTTCAGAAGCTGGGGAACCTTCAAACCACTCGGAGGGGCCGCGCACAAATTCCAGATCACAAACTACTGGATTTACTCAGACTACAACAACCCATTTGAGCTCTCAGTCGGGTCGCCCCGCTGTTCACAGCAGATTTACCCATCCGTCATCACGGGCCCCTTTATCCAGAGATTCAGATCCACTCCGGGCAGAATCGAGAGCAGGGGCAGGCTCAGGGCCGCCTTCACAAAACCAATCAAGTCACACGCACGTCTCAGAGTCAGAGAATGAAGAAGAGGACGATAGGAATGATGAGGACAGCGCCGAAGACGGAGAGGAAGAAGGCAGCGCCGTGGTCGAAGTGACAGGTTGGGCCGCGGACTCGACGGAGCCACCGCTGTGTATCCCttcagcagagaggaggatgagtAAAAGAGAGAAGAGCAGGATTAAAAGTCTGAGAAGGAGGCAGAGGTGGAGGGAGAGATGGAGACCGAGTCAGCAGCAGGAGAGCGCACAG AGTTCAACAGAGACCCCCACCACCGGCAGCAGTTGCAGCAGCACGGAGGATGAAGAAGCCCTGAGCATGAGAGAGAAAGAAGGCTTCATCTGTGCCGTGTGCTTGGATGTGTACTTCAGTCCTTACATGTGTCACCCATGCAGTCACATCTTCTGTGAGCCCTGTCTGAGGACACTTGCAAAGAACAGCCCCACAAATACCCCCTGTCCTCTCTGCAGAACCACCATCACTCACGTCTTCTTCCAAAAGG AGCTGAACCAAACAGCAAAGACATTTTTTCCCAAGGAATACCTTTCCAGGAAGCAGAACTTTCAGAGAGCACCGTGCTCAAAGTGGCCCCTCCCAAGCTGCAGGAAGCTCTTCCGCATCTTTCGTg GTTTCCAGAGGCAGTCAAGCCCAAGTGTTAGACGCCAGTTCCCCCACGGAGGAGAATTCCCTCTCGACACCATCGACTTCGAGGACGGCCCTAGAGGTTGGCGTTTCGACATGGACATGGTCATAATCTACATCTACTCCGTCAACTGGGTTATTGGCTTCTTCATATTCTGCTTTCTTTGCTATTTATTCTTCCCTTCCTTTTGA